A part of Thermococcus sp. SY098 genomic DNA contains:
- a CDS encoding tetratricopeptide repeat protein, with amino-acid sequence MEEILKAIQEKDCKKVASLLYYKVDELSEEDLKEVLEKAEKLALECKNPELYKLVVYYYLEFLEIDKISEFEKLAEKEDTFEAKYHLADLYFLIGNLEKSLDLYRQLLEEETERGNKENIAKVYYNMALIHEELLEYDKALELMKKAEEILKELGRYEDVLHIQIYRAYVTFEKGDIPTAKAELAKILPKVLDKPQLKAQIHLAFEEIFEEQDNYEAALQECLYAMVEAKKGEYFDIAFDALIDVVWQLMIEDEFEIIYNNIDMFANAVPELKDFFEGIKAIALFKDGKVGREEVSEAVLKVKDRRLLDLLEFLGEAEL; translated from the coding sequence ATGGAGGAGATCCTTAAAGCAATCCAAGAAAAAGACTGCAAAAAGGTTGCAAGCCTTTTGTACTACAAAGTTGATGAGCTCAGCGAAGAGGACTTAAAAGAGGTTCTCGAAAAAGCTGAGAAGTTGGCCTTAGAGTGTAAAAATCCCGAGCTATACAAGTTGGTTGTTTACTATTATCTCGAATTCCTTGAAATTGATAAAATATCGGAATTCGAAAAACTTGCCGAGAAGGAAGACACATTCGAGGCTAAATATCATCTTGCAGATTTGTACTTCCTCATTGGAAATCTTGAGAAGTCCCTTGATCTTTACAGGCAACTGTTAGAGGAAGAAACCGAGAGAGGAAACAAGGAGAACATCGCAAAGGTTTATTACAATATGGCACTTATCCATGAGGAATTACTGGAGTACGACAAAGCACTTGAACTAATGAAAAAAGCAGAAGAAATCCTGAAAGAGCTCGGAAGATATGAAGATGTTCTTCACATTCAGATTTACAGGGCATATGTAACCTTTGAGAAAGGTGACATTCCGACAGCAAAAGCAGAATTAGCCAAAATCTTGCCGAAGGTTCTTGACAAACCCCAGCTCAAAGCCCAAATTCACTTGGCATTTGAAGAAATATTTGAAGAGCAAGACAATTACGAAGCCGCTCTGCAGGAGTGCCTCTATGCTATGGTAGAAGCTAAGAAAGGAGAGTACTTTGATATTGCATTTGACGCACTGATTGACGTAGTCTGGCAGCTCATGATTGAAGATGAATTCGAGATAATTTACAACAACATTGACATGTTCGCCAATGCCGTTCCAGAGCTGAAGGACTTCTTTGAGGGCATTAAAGCAATTGCACTGTTCAAAGATGGCAAGGTTGGAAGGGAAGAAGTAAGTGAGGCAGTACTTAAAGTTAAAGACAGAAGACTGCTTGATTTACTCGAATTCTTAGGCGAAGCTGAGCTTTGA
- a CDS encoding 2,3-butanediol dehydrogenase codes for MLAVRWYGKRDLRLEEVREPSIKPGFIKIKIKACGICGTDLNEYLNGPIFIPTKEPHPLTGKTAPVTIGHEFAGEVVEVGAGVKGFEVGDRVAVFPVIHCGECYFCKRGMENLCVNFGVTGLSEDGGFAEYALVRPYQAYKIPESVSFEEGALVEPLSVGVRAVKKAQLMPGDSVVIIGAGPIGLCVLLVAKASGAGKIIVVEPSKARRKKAEEIGADITIDPSGKSVEEVIEEIRGETELGADVSFECVGLNETFKIAVESIRKGGKAVALGVFKCLTSFDAKGLVVGEKSIIGSVSHSADDFCRGISLVASKRVDVKPLITSKVKLEEIIEKGFKELIKNRDKHVKILAVEM; via the coding sequence ATGCTCGCAGTTAGATGGTACGGAAAGAGGGACCTAAGGCTCGAAGAAGTTAGAGAGCCAAGTATAAAGCCAGGCTTCATTAAAATCAAGATAAAAGCATGCGGCATCTGCGGAACAGACTTAAATGAGTATCTAAATGGCCCAATTTTTATACCAACCAAAGAGCCCCATCCCCTCACAGGAAAAACTGCTCCAGTCACCATTGGTCACGAATTTGCTGGAGAAGTTGTTGAGGTTGGAGCAGGAGTTAAAGGCTTTGAAGTAGGTGATAGGGTTGCCGTCTTTCCAGTAATTCACTGCGGCGAGTGCTACTTCTGTAAGAGAGGTATGGAAAACCTATGTGTAAACTTTGGAGTAACAGGGCTAAGTGAAGACGGAGGTTTTGCCGAATATGCCTTAGTCAGGCCATATCAGGCATACAAAATACCAGAGAGCGTTTCATTTGAAGAGGGTGCATTAGTTGAACCGCTCTCAGTTGGCGTTAGAGCTGTTAAAAAGGCTCAGCTGATGCCCGGTGACAGCGTAGTGATAATTGGTGCTGGGCCCATTGGCTTATGCGTCCTTTTAGTTGCAAAAGCTTCTGGAGCAGGGAAAATAATTGTTGTAGAGCCTTCCAAAGCAAGGAGAAAGAAGGCAGAGGAGATCGGTGCTGATATAACAATTGATCCAAGTGGAAAAAGTGTTGAAGAGGTTATCGAAGAGATAAGAGGAGAGACAGAACTTGGAGCTGATGTCAGCTTTGAGTGTGTTGGACTAAATGAAACATTCAAGATTGCTGTGGAAAGCATAAGAAAAGGTGGAAAAGCAGTTGCTTTGGGAGTTTTTAAATGTCTGACATCTTTTGATGCTAAAGGACTTGTAGTTGGAGAAAAAAGCATAATTGGATCGGTCTCTCACAGCGCCGATGATTTCTGTAGAGGAATCTCTTTAGTTGCATCAAAAAGGGTTGATGTTAAACCTCTAATAACCTCAAAGGTTAAGCTGGAAGAAATAATAGAGAAAGGCTTCAAGGAGCTCATAAAAAACAGAGATAAACATGTAAAGATACTTGCCGTTGAAATGTAA
- a CDS encoding cobaltochelatase subunit CobN — MICLIIGYGARALPLLQEILREERIEGIVLTDQNCERELDKVERAEVIFIYAHELPEIVEEKIRESKAKVIACAGLESLTNVPEEILIKAKTYYVLGGEKNLRNLIRFLASLTGEAIEYEEPEEVPMHGVYHPELGLFESLDEYLEVYKRRPLIGVLFWRSAWLYKEFKPIGELIKALEEEGFGVIPVFTYGKDSTTGLGREKSEALEEFFMKGGKPIIDALVSLISFGTVDLKNLEKLNVPVFAPIRSYYQSLEEWEKSEQGVDYMTQVYGVIIPEVAGTIEPIFIAGTRNIEGYKVGEPYEEHMKYLAKRVKKWIELRKKPKSEVKIAIVLINPPCKGLEANIGVGLGLDVPESIVRLLHRLKEEGYYVGEDLPKNGEELIKLILEKKAISEFRWTSVEEIVKSGGAVDFVGLEEYLEWFNELPEDLRERIIKDWGKPEDVLAGKVDKALVGMVYEGRFVVPGICFGNVFITPQPKFGCAGARCDGKVCRILHDPTIVPPHQWWAVYRWITRKFMADVMIHFGTHGYLEFRPGKGVGLSPSCVPEASLDDVPHLYVYAVSNPMEGVIAKRRGYATLIDHVYPPMGMAEVLDDLDSLLTQYAKAKSLGDEARRKKIYEQILEKAKENKLRIANPEDEEQTIEEVHRYIELMRNSQINLGLHVFGHPPKEPETLAEYVATAMAYDSYASPSIRRVIAEAIGLDYNEIRKNPLGTTNGFTNRELLEIFHKIAVKSLERLLRGESFEVVEEEIGKFGFKVKEREKLEETFGKALEVAKKIAECEKEYDGFLKGLKGEYVEPGPSGAITRGKFEILPTGRNFYAVDPRTLPTKAAWQIGVETAEKLLKAYKEKHGRYPESVGQVLWSIDGYKADGEQIAQILYLIGVRPVWKGDVVAGLEVIPLEELGRPRIDVLVRISGIVRDTLPNYIYLIDEAIEKVVMLDEPPEMNYIKKHYIEHIKKLIELGKSFEEAQRFARFRVFSAPPGAYGAGVNLAVESSGWRSDEDLAKVWIQWSGYAYGKDTFGVEAYDSLVLNLKEVDVINRNHISDEHDPTNCCCYFAHHGGFKTAVDALTGKNVEVVQTDTRDISDAKIVDMKVELERVVRTKLLNDRWIEEMKKHGYRGASEFSKKILHLYGWEATTKLVEDWVFDEIAQKYVLNEEMRRWFEEHNPYAIEEIARRLIEAYERGLWKTTDGLIEKLMEVYSEIEGILEESLGEGEVQGGTIEIYTAEDDEHWNEKIEEVDKIWSLVKNA; from the coding sequence GTGATATGTTTGATCATAGGTTATGGGGCAAGGGCATTGCCTTTGCTTCAGGAAATCCTTAGAGAAGAAAGAATAGAGGGCATTGTGCTCACTGACCAGAACTGTGAGAGGGAGCTGGATAAGGTAGAGAGGGCTGAGGTAATCTTCATCTACGCCCATGAGCTTCCTGAAATAGTGGAGGAGAAAATTAGAGAGAGCAAAGCTAAAGTCATCGCATGTGCAGGACTGGAAAGCCTGACCAACGTTCCAGAGGAAATCCTAATCAAAGCGAAGACATATTATGTCCTTGGAGGCGAGAAGAATCTTAGAAATCTGATCAGATTTTTGGCAAGCTTAACTGGGGAGGCAATTGAATACGAAGAACCGGAAGAAGTTCCCATGCACGGCGTCTATCACCCCGAGCTCGGTCTCTTTGAAAGTCTTGATGAATACCTGGAGGTTTACAAAAGGAGGCCCCTAATTGGAGTTCTCTTCTGGAGGAGTGCCTGGCTTTATAAGGAATTTAAACCAATTGGAGAGCTCATCAAAGCCCTTGAAGAAGAGGGCTTCGGTGTAATTCCAGTGTTTACCTATGGGAAAGACTCGACGACAGGACTTGGGAGAGAGAAGAGCGAGGCCCTTGAGGAGTTCTTCATGAAGGGTGGGAAGCCAATTATAGATGCCCTCGTGAGCCTAATCTCCTTCGGCACGGTCGATTTAAAGAATCTGGAAAAGCTCAACGTTCCAGTTTTTGCTCCGATAAGATCTTACTACCAGTCCCTTGAAGAGTGGGAGAAGAGCGAACAAGGCGTTGACTATATGACTCAGGTTTATGGAGTGATAATTCCAGAAGTTGCGGGAACAATTGAGCCAATTTTCATAGCTGGGACCAGAAATATTGAAGGCTACAAGGTTGGAGAACCTTACGAAGAGCACATGAAATATTTAGCCAAAAGAGTAAAGAAGTGGATCGAGCTCAGGAAGAAGCCAAAAAGCGAAGTTAAAATTGCTATAGTCCTAATAAATCCTCCATGTAAAGGGCTTGAGGCGAACATCGGCGTTGGACTTGGTTTAGATGTTCCGGAGAGCATCGTTAGACTTCTGCACAGGCTTAAAGAGGAAGGCTACTACGTTGGCGAAGATTTGCCAAAGAATGGAGAGGAGCTTATAAAGTTGATTCTGGAGAAAAAAGCGATAAGCGAGTTCAGATGGACAAGCGTTGAGGAAATAGTCAAAAGCGGCGGAGCGGTTGACTTTGTAGGCTTGGAGGAGTATCTGGAGTGGTTCAACGAGCTTCCGGAGGACTTGAGGGAGAGAATCATCAAGGACTGGGGAAAGCCAGAGGATGTCTTAGCCGGGAAAGTGGACAAAGCATTGGTTGGGATGGTCTACGAAGGGAGATTTGTCGTTCCCGGGATATGCTTTGGAAACGTCTTCATAACCCCTCAGCCAAAGTTTGGCTGTGCTGGAGCGAGGTGCGACGGAAAGGTTTGTAGAATTCTGCACGATCCAACGATAGTCCCACCGCACCAGTGGTGGGCTGTTTACAGGTGGATAACGAGGAAATTCATGGCTGATGTAATGATACACTTCGGAACCCACGGCTACCTTGAGTTTAGGCCAGGAAAAGGCGTTGGGCTTTCTCCTTCATGTGTTCCTGAGGCAAGCTTAGATGACGTTCCGCACTTATACGTTTATGCAGTCTCCAACCCAATGGAAGGTGTTATTGCTAAGAGAAGAGGTTACGCAACGTTGATAGACCACGTGTATCCCCCAATGGGGATGGCAGAGGTTTTGGATGATTTGGATTCCCTCCTAACCCAGTATGCGAAGGCAAAGAGCCTGGGGGATGAAGCGAGGAGGAAGAAAATTTATGAGCAGATTCTGGAGAAAGCTAAGGAAAACAAGCTGAGAATAGCAAATCCAGAAGATGAGGAGCAGACGATAGAGGAAGTACATCGCTATATTGAGCTGATGAGGAATTCTCAAATAAACCTCGGCCTTCACGTCTTTGGACATCCACCAAAAGAGCCCGAGACATTGGCGGAATACGTTGCCACTGCGATGGCATACGATTCCTACGCTTCCCCTTCGATTAGAAGGGTTATAGCTGAAGCAATAGGCCTGGACTATAACGAGATAAGAAAGAACCCCTTGGGAACCACAAACGGCTTCACGAACAGAGAACTGCTGGAGATCTTCCACAAGATAGCGGTTAAAAGCTTAGAGCGTCTGCTTAGGGGAGAAAGCTTTGAAGTTGTCGAAGAAGAGATTGGAAAGTTCGGATTCAAAGTTAAGGAGAGAGAAAAGCTTGAAGAAACGTTTGGAAAAGCCCTTGAAGTTGCCAAAAAGATAGCTGAATGTGAAAAAGAATACGACGGCTTCTTGAAGGGACTGAAGGGAGAATACGTTGAACCCGGCCCCTCGGGCGCGATAACGAGAGGGAAGTTCGAGATTTTACCGACGGGGAGGAACTTCTATGCCGTCGACCCAAGGACTCTACCGACCAAAGCGGCATGGCAGATAGGGGTTGAAACTGCTGAAAAACTTTTGAAAGCTTACAAAGAAAAGCACGGGAGATATCCGGAGAGTGTTGGGCAAGTTCTCTGGAGCATAGACGGTTATAAAGCGGATGGGGAGCAGATAGCTCAAATCCTCTATTTGATTGGAGTTAGGCCGGTTTGGAAAGGAGATGTAGTTGCTGGACTCGAAGTAATTCCCTTAGAAGAGCTCGGAAGACCAAGGATTGATGTTCTGGTCAGAATAAGCGGAATCGTGAGGGATACCTTGCCAAACTACATCTACCTAATTGACGAGGCCATAGAGAAAGTTGTCATGCTGGACGAGCCCCCGGAGATGAACTACATCAAAAAGCACTACATTGAGCACATTAAAAAGCTCATTGAGCTCGGAAAGAGCTTTGAGGAAGCGCAGAGGTTTGCGAGGTTTAGAGTCTTTTCAGCCCCACCTGGTGCCTACGGTGCCGGAGTGAATTTAGCGGTTGAATCATCGGGCTGGAGGAGTGACGAGGACTTGGCCAAGGTGTGGATTCAGTGGAGCGGCTACGCCTACGGAAAGGATACCTTTGGCGTTGAAGCATATGACTCGCTGGTCTTGAACTTGAAAGAGGTGGACGTGATTAACAGGAACCACATAAGCGATGAGCACGACCCGACGAACTGCTGCTGCTATTTTGCCCATCACGGGGGCTTTAAGACGGCCGTTGATGCCTTAACAGGCAAGAACGTTGAAGTGGTTCAGACGGACACAAGGGACATAAGCGATGCCAAAATAGTTGACATGAAAGTTGAGCTTGAAAGGGTCGTTAGGACAAAGCTCCTCAATGATAGGTGGATTGAGGAAATGAAGAAGCACGGCTACAGAGGGGCGAGCGAGTTCTCAAAGAAGATTCTTCACTTGTACGGCTGGGAGGCAACGACGAAGCTCGTTGAAGATTGGGTTTTTGACGAGATAGCACAAAAGTACGTTTTGAATGAAGAAATGAGGAGATGGTTCGAGGAGCACAACCCCTACGCCATCGAGGAAATTGCAAGACGTTTGATTGAAGCTTATGAGCGCGGCTTGTGGAAGACAACTGATGGATTAATTGAAAAGCTCATGGAGGTTTATTCCGAGATTGAGGGAATTTTGGAGGAGAGCCTTGGTGAAGGGGAAGTTCAAGGTGGGACAATTGAAATCTACACAGCTGAGGATGACGAACACTGGAATGAAAAGATTGAGGAGGTGGATAAAATATGGAGCCTCGTGAAAAACGCTTAG
- a CDS encoding ribonuclease Z yields MLEVIFLGTGGIMPTRERNVPSIALRYKGEIILLDVGEGTLRQLNTAKLSPMRIEKIFITHFHGDHYLGLMSLIQTMTLWNREMPLHIYGPKYTFEFIQNYLKSGFFAPSFEIHIHELGETRLKFGDYEIWSFKVEHGIPALGYVFKEKDKRGNFNLEKIRELGLKPGPWMKELELKGKIEINGQIIYLEDVTGERRKGVKVVYTGDTEPCKRIELFSERADLLIHEATYLTGEERGESYHSTVSEACEVARKAKVKLLALFHRAPRYKYDEYLQKAKQLCNHKFIVPKDFDKISFKGESYELSSIR; encoded by the coding sequence ATGCTTGAAGTTATATTTTTGGGAACTGGGGGCATAATGCCGACAAGAGAGAGAAATGTCCCTTCAATAGCTCTGCGTTATAAGGGCGAAATTATACTCTTGGATGTGGGTGAAGGCACTTTAAGACAGCTTAACACCGCTAAGCTCAGTCCAATGAGGATTGAGAAGATTTTCATAACTCACTTTCATGGAGACCACTATCTTGGCTTGATGAGCTTAATCCAGACGATGACCCTATGGAACAGAGAAATGCCCCTCCATATTTATGGACCTAAATACACCTTTGAATTTATACAAAACTATTTGAAGAGCGGCTTTTTTGCTCCAAGCTTCGAAATTCACATCCATGAACTTGGTGAGACGAGGTTAAAATTTGGGGATTATGAAATTTGGAGCTTTAAAGTTGAGCACGGAATTCCAGCTTTGGGATATGTGTTTAAAGAAAAAGACAAGCGTGGAAACTTTAATTTGGAGAAGATTAGAGAGCTTGGTCTAAAGCCCGGCCCATGGATGAAGGAGCTTGAGCTTAAGGGAAAAATTGAGATAAACGGACAGATTATTTATCTTGAAGATGTTACTGGGGAGAGGAGGAAAGGAGTTAAGGTTGTTTACACGGGAGATACAGAACCCTGCAAAAGGATTGAACTTTTTTCAGAGAGAGCGGATTTGCTTATCCATGAAGCGACTTACCTAACAGGAGAAGAGAGAGGAGAAAGCTATCACTCAACTGTAAGTGAAGCTTGTGAAGTGGCAAGGAAGGCTAAAGTTAAGCTTTTGGCTTTGTTTCACAGAGCTCCACGGTACAAATACGATGAATACCTTCAAAAAGCGAAGCAGCTGTGCAACCATAAGTTTATAGTGCCAAAAGATTTTGATAAGATAAGCTTCAAGGGTGAAAGCTATGAGTTATCTTCGATACGTTAA
- the mobA gene encoding molybdenum cofactor guanylyltransferase MobA, with protein sequence MIAAVLAGGKSRRFGENKLLYKVDGKPIVMHTIERLLKAENIDDVVIVTCQEKKEDFEALRFRVLIDDLLVGPIGGIFVALKEVGDAFIAAGDLPLINPKFVDYIVERFYKSKSLACIPMWANGYIEPLHAVYSKDLLPILKEQIEKGEYMIRKAIEKADPCYITIDYLPEEFKESFFNINTKHDLKRLLG encoded by the coding sequence ATGATAGCGGCAGTACTGGCTGGTGGGAAGTCCCGAAGATTTGGTGAGAATAAGCTACTCTACAAAGTTGATGGAAAGCCCATTGTTATGCACACCATAGAGCGGTTGCTGAAAGCTGAGAATATCGATGATGTAGTAATCGTTACATGTCAAGAAAAAAAGGAAGACTTTGAGGCATTGAGGTTTAGAGTTCTGATTGATGACCTCTTGGTTGGGCCAATTGGTGGCATTTTTGTGGCTCTAAAAGAGGTTGGTGACGCCTTCATTGCGGCTGGAGATTTACCCCTAATAAATCCAAAATTTGTGGACTACATTGTTGAACGCTTTTATAAGAGTAAGTCCTTGGCATGCATCCCGATGTGGGCAAATGGCTATATAGAGCCACTGCATGCTGTCTACTCCAAGGATCTTCTCCCAATTTTAAAAGAGCAGATAGAGAAAGGAGAGTACATGATTCGAAAAGCGATAGAGAAGGCAGATCCTTGTTATATTACGATTGATTACCTTCCTGAAGAATTTAAAGAGAGCTTCTTCAACATAAACACGAAGCATGATTTAAAACGTCTTTTGGGTTAA
- a CDS encoding VWA domain-containing protein, producing the protein MEPREKRLVFPFSAIVGQEKAKLALLCVAVNPLIGGVLLKGDKGTGKSTLVRALANVLPEIEVVDGCPFNCNPRNPLEMCDSCYERYERGEELPVAKRKMRIVDLPLSVTIDRLVGTVDVERFLKEGRKALQPGILAEANRNVLYIDEVNLLDDYIADSLLDAAAMGWNTIEREGISFRHPARFILVGSMNPEEGELRPQILDRFGLCVEVSAPMNPEERIEIVRRVEEFHEDPISFYKKFESEENKLTERIVKAREILPKVEISDDLLKLLAETVINLGIKTNRAEIATIKTAKAIAALNGRRRVSLEDLEKAMELALPHRLRDKPFQKPPQMKPPKPKDDKEHNHDHKHNHRHEHKKEEKSGGESRSQGTGNLEQNFRPSEAEIPRIESKNFDGSEFTGYRSSRDVSVTVINFPKGVPVSYLPPTNGKIKDVDFYNSLVWAVLNGKKPPIKLDLKDVRVRVRKAKAPTLWVLLLDSSGSMAVQKRISIAKGIAEKLVENGYTKRSKVALIVAKDNQAEIFVPPTKNYWEVLEKIESVPTGGRTPLSSALYNLLLLAERERRKDKSLKVRAFLITDGKANVSLFGKRIKDEIIELAKALRKKGIELNIYDTRGRGINPGISYVPVLKEVANAKVYRA; encoded by the coding sequence ATGGAGCCTCGTGAAAAACGCTTAGTCTTCCCATTCTCTGCAATAGTCGGGCAGGAAAAGGCTAAATTAGCTTTACTTTGTGTAGCCGTTAATCCGCTCATTGGTGGTGTTCTGCTTAAAGGAGATAAGGGGACGGGAAAATCAACCTTAGTTAGGGCTTTGGCCAACGTTTTGCCAGAAATTGAGGTCGTTGATGGCTGTCCCTTCAACTGCAATCCGAGGAATCCCCTGGAGATGTGCGACAGCTGTTATGAGAGGTATGAGCGGGGAGAAGAGTTGCCAGTAGCGAAGAGGAAGATGCGCATTGTGGACCTGCCCTTAAGCGTTACAATAGACAGGCTTGTTGGAACCGTTGATGTAGAGCGCTTTTTGAAGGAGGGCAGAAAAGCTCTGCAGCCCGGAATACTCGCGGAGGCGAACAGGAACGTGCTCTACATCGATGAAGTGAACCTCTTGGATGACTACATAGCTGATTCACTCTTGGATGCTGCGGCAATGGGATGGAACACGATAGAGAGAGAAGGAATTTCCTTTAGGCATCCTGCTCGCTTTATCCTGGTTGGAAGCATGAACCCTGAGGAAGGTGAGCTTAGACCTCAAATCCTTGACAGATTTGGTTTGTGCGTTGAAGTTTCAGCACCAATGAATCCCGAGGAGAGAATAGAGATAGTTAGGAGAGTTGAAGAGTTTCATGAAGACCCGATAAGCTTCTATAAGAAGTTTGAGAGCGAAGAGAATAAGCTCACGGAGAGAATCGTTAAGGCAAGGGAGATTTTGCCGAAGGTCGAGATAAGCGACGATCTGCTGAAGCTTTTGGCTGAAACTGTCATTAATTTGGGAATTAAAACCAACAGGGCTGAGATAGCCACGATAAAAACAGCCAAAGCAATAGCCGCCCTGAACGGAAGGAGAAGGGTCTCACTGGAAGACTTAGAGAAGGCTATGGAATTGGCTCTACCTCACCGTCTGAGGGATAAGCCCTTCCAAAAGCCACCTCAGATGAAGCCTCCAAAGCCTAAAGATGATAAGGAGCACAATCATGACCACAAACACAACCATAGGCATGAGCACAAGAAGGAAGAAAAAAGTGGTGGAGAGTCTCGAAGTCAAGGGACTGGAAATTTAGAGCAAAATTTTCGTCCAAGCGAAGCTGAAATCCCAAGGATAGAGAGCAAAAACTTTGATGGAAGCGAATTCACGGGATACCGCTCTTCAAGAGACGTCAGCGTTACAGTGATAAACTTCCCCAAAGGCGTTCCAGTTTCTTATCTTCCGCCGACCAACGGCAAAATTAAAGACGTTGATTTTTACAACTCTCTGGTCTGGGCAGTCTTAAATGGAAAAAAGCCGCCAATAAAGCTTGATTTAAAGGACGTTCGTGTTAGGGTTAGGAAGGCAAAGGCACCAACGCTCTGGGTTCTCCTTTTGGATTCGAGCGGAAGTATGGCTGTGCAGAAGAGAATCAGCATTGCGAAGGGAATAGCGGAGAAATTGGTTGAGAACGGGTACACAAAGCGGTCAAAGGTAGCTTTGATAGTCGCAAAAGACAATCAGGCGGAAATCTTCGTCCCGCCTACTAAGAACTACTGGGAAGTACTTGAGAAAATAGAGAGCGTTCCAACTGGAGGGAGAACGCCTTTGAGTTCGGCCCTCTATAATCTTCTTCTGCTTGCTGAACGTGAGAGGAGAAAAGACAAGTCTCTAAAAGTTAGGGCATTCTTGATAACTGACGGAAAGGCGAATGTGTCGCTCTTTGGAAAGCGAATTAAGGATGAGATCATTGAGCTGGCAAAAGCTCTGAGGAAAAAGGGAATAGAACTTAATATCTACGACACACGGGGCAGGGGGATAAATCCAGGAATTTCGTATGTTCCAGTTTTGAAGGAAGTTGCAAACGCCAAAGTTTACAGGGCGTGA
- a CDS encoding NAD+ synthase, translated as MRQLDYDEVITKLVSFIREKVDEAKVEGVVVGVSGGVDSATTAFLAVKALGKEKVLGLIMPYYENQDVEDAKLVCETLGINYKIINIKPIVDAFEKSLDFEPNKITKGNIMVRARMILLYAHANQYNLLVLGTSNKSELLTGYYTKWGDGASDYAPLINLYKTEVWEIAKRLGVPEKIIKKKPTAGLWIGQTDEDELGISYRLLDEILYRLVDLKMPKEKIAEELNIPIEKIEYVENLIKKTEHKRRLPIGPEF; from the coding sequence ATGAGACAACTTGACTATGATGAGGTAATTACAAAGCTAGTTTCTTTTATTCGGGAGAAGGTTGATGAAGCCAAGGTAGAGGGTGTAGTGGTTGGTGTTAGTGGTGGTGTTGATAGTGCTACTACTGCTTTTCTTGCGGTGAAGGCTTTGGGAAAGGAGAAAGTTCTTGGCTTGATAATGCCATACTACGAGAATCAGGATGTGGAAGATGCGAAATTAGTCTGTGAAACTCTTGGAATTAACTATAAGATCATCAACATCAAGCCAATTGTTGATGCTTTTGAAAAAAGTCTTGACTTCGAGCCGAACAAAATTACTAAAGGCAACATAATGGTGAGAGCAAGGATGATTTTGCTCTACGCTCATGCAAACCAGTACAACCTCCTCGTCTTGGGAACAAGCAATAAGAGTGAGCTTTTGACGGGTTATTATACTAAGTGGGGTGATGGTGCAAGTGATTATGCTCCACTGATAAACCTCTACAAAACGGAAGTCTGGGAGATTGCCAAGAGGTTGGGTGTTCCGGAGAAGATCATTAAGAAGAAGCCCACTGCTGGGCTCTGGATTGGGCAGACGGATGAGGATGAACTCGGCATAAGCTACAGGCTCTTGGATGAGATTCTTTACAGATTAGTTGATTTGAAGATGCCCAAGGAGAAAATTGCCGAGGAGTTGAATATTCCAATTGAAAAAATCGAATACGTTGAGAATTTAATAAAGAAAACCGAACACAAGAGAAGACTACCAATAGGACCAGAATTTTAG
- a CDS encoding GNAT family N-acetyltransferase — MRIRIAKLEDTRGIVDVHCSDVEEWHHYENGQRREPDSYDNLTLKERYLHGGPWMSIETCAVHLNNLLLNGQIPLIAEIEGRIVGELELFISEELINGKIKKIAHIDVLEVHREFRGQGIGRELVKAAEELARKEKCELLTVTPEKEAVGFYEKVGIKDILHRGCFISIDLSTLPNKDAKAEFSIREFSWEEVKNKEIILGKFQSSYHHWFTPFKDRIAGIDDLLYFESGQIGESYYILEESFFGKDIATLYAWGDNIEELVLQIGSRAKELGFREIRTSISEKDLEKIQAFKPKVLDRFVILAKTL; from the coding sequence ATGAGGATTAGGATCGCCAAGCTTGAAGATACCAGAGGTATCGTTGATGTTCACTGTTCCGATGTAGAGGAATGGCATCACTACGAAAATGGACAGAGAAGAGAACCAGATTCCTACGATAATTTAACCCTCAAAGAAAGGTATCTGCATGGCGGACCTTGGATGAGTATTGAAACATGTGCCGTTCATTTGAATAACCTCCTTCTTAACGGACAAATTCCGCTGATAGCAGAAATTGAAGGCAGAATTGTTGGAGAATTGGAGCTGTTCATAAGCGAAGAGCTCATAAATGGGAAAATCAAAAAGATAGCCCACATAGACGTCCTTGAAGTTCACAGGGAATTTAGAGGACAGGGAATAGGACGAGAACTTGTAAAAGCGGCTGAAGAGCTTGCAAGAAAAGAGAAATGTGAGCTTTTGACAGTGACACCAGAGAAAGAAGCAGTGGGGTTTTATGAAAAGGTTGGAATTAAAGACATCCTTCACAGGGGTTGCTTCATTAGCATTGATCTTTCAACGCTTCCAAATAAAGATGCTAAAGCTGAATTTAGCATTCGAGAGTTCTCTTGGGAAGAAGTCAAAAACAAAGAAATAATTCTCGGAAAATTTCAGAGCTCTTATCATCACTGGTTCACACCATTCAAGGACAGAATAGCCGGGATAGATGATCTTCTCTACTTTGAAAGCGGGCAAATTGGGGAGAGTTATTATATCCTTGAGGAAAGCTTCTTCGGAAAAGACATTGCAACGTTATATGCATGGGGAGACAACATTGAGGAACTCGTTCTGCAGATCGGAAGCAGAGCAAAAGAGTTAGGATTTAGAGAGATTAGGACTTCAATCTCAGAAAAAGACCTTGAGAAAATTCAAGCTTTCAAGCCTAAAGTCCTTGACAGATTTGTAATCCTTGCGAAGACACTATAA